In the Malaclemys terrapin pileata isolate rMalTer1 chromosome 18, rMalTer1.hap1, whole genome shotgun sequence genome, GAACCGTGAAAGGAATCAACCTGCTGAAACAGTCCCGGGCACAGATGCAATGCCCTCTTAATTAGGCTGGGGCACTGCTCAAGGAATAGGTAGGGATGAAGGTAACCTGTTGAGTTCCGAAAGGGTTTTGTAAGAAATGGGGAGAGGATCAGACCTGATAAATAGAAATAAAGTTAACTAGCAGGTCTGCTGGGCAGCCTGAAACCGCTACCAGAGACACGCCTGTTGAAAGCTAGTGCAGTACACCACAATAAGGCTCTGCCTTGAACAGGTCTCCACTAGGACATAAAAAAGCAACAtcttccctctctgctccagccTGTCGCCCAGGTCTGTGCATCCTCACACAAGTTTAATCACATTAAGACACATAGTTAAGTAGGATCGATAAATTAGACGGCTTAAATGACATCTTGGTGTAGTTGGgttgggacacacacacacacacacacacccattctgAAGATGGCACAACCCTAGTTTTGGCCAATGGAAATAGGCTGGAtctttctcccattgaagtcagtgggcagaATCGGGCCCTTTCCACCTACTAGACATGCTCCTTAGGGGCCCCTCTGATTTGGGGGGGACACAATGAGCCTTGAACGCAGCTACCCCCTCTAGCACTGATCCTTACAGGCTCCAGGAGCGCCAGCCTGCTGGGTTTGACTCAGGATTCGCCCTGGCGCTGAGCACCCGGTTCAAAGCTAGGGACAGGCACAGAAGTGGATAGGCGCGGCCATAATTCCCATGTATCTCCTGTTTGCATTAGCAACAAGCAAGCCGCTGGAAAGTAATAAGGACTGTACCCGGTCTGAAAGGTTCGCCCGGGTTCGCCTGGTAAAGCTCTGTAGGAATGGAAGGACAGTCCTGGCTTCTGCAAATTACACACACTCCCACTCAAGGAGAGACTGGAGCTAGACACGTTTTATTCTGTATCAATTCAATACCCCTGTAACTGGGGTTTTGAAAACGGGGTCAGGGCCGAGCATCTCCGCGGGCTGATTTGTTACCCTTCAGATCTGGCTGCCTCTAAACGAATTAAAGTGTTACAGGACCAAAGGGAGGAGGATATAAGCAATTATTGGCCGGAGACAAATGTCACGGATAGAAATAAAGGGACCCTCGGGTGGGGAGCCGAATAGCATTGCTTCTGCAGAAGAAATCAGGCGATAATGCCGCTATCAGGCACTCGGTCTCGCCTGTCTCCCGGATGGGTTAattgattttgttttcaaaagtcCCAGGCTGGCGAGGGAACCGCACCGAATTGCTCTCCGGATAGCCCGATCCGAAACGTGACCCAGCTTCAACCCGCCGCATTTCTCCGGCGGTGAAACAGCCGAGGGGTATTTGAAGCAAGCAACGTGGTATCCGATTCAATCAGCGAAGGGGACTGGGATAGTGACCGGTAACAACCCAGCCTCCCGCTGCCCggggagccaggagaggggggaggggggatgggatggCCTGGGGACACAATGAAAGAGCCATTGTTTTCCATTGCGAGTGATGCAgccagcccagaggtgctgggctctgcCCTGGCACGAATTCAGCCGTGCGGGGACCCCGGGCCCCGGACCCCCCCAATTCTAAGCAGGAGATGGGGGGGTAAGAAGAGAAAGAAGGGGGTTAACTAGGGCAATGAAGGGGGGAATTAAAGCAGATGCGGGATAAGGGGGGTGAAATGGGGGGATACATTCgtggggagggaaaagggaaGGGAGTAAATCGGGGTCCAGATtgagtatgggggggggggaccgcggCTTGTCCCAGCCCCTTCCGGCGAGCCCCGCTTACCTGAGAGGCCAGCATGTGCTGGGAGaggtggaaggggaagggggtggcGGTCCCGGCCGCCCCCTGAGTCGAAGCCAGGGCTCCGTTCTCCAGGCCCCCGCCGGCCACCGAGGCCAGCAAGTGTCCCATGCCCATGGCGGAGAAGGCCCCGGGGGCCATGGCGAACTGCCCCGGGTGCAGGAAGAGGGGCTGCCCGGCGCCCAGCGGGTTGAAGAACTGCTGCCCGTGCAGGCCGGAGAGCGCCAGGCTCTGCAGGTGACCGGCGCTCAGGTGCGGGGGACTGTCCGTCTGCACCATCAGGGGGGCGAAGGACTCTTTGCTCAGCCCGCCGCCCTCCGCCTCCTTCTTGGAGGCGTCCGGCTCTTTCCGCCGCCCCTCGGGCTTGTCCTTCTCCAGCCCCTTGGGCTTCTCCGGGCTGGGTCGCTCCCGGCTGCGCTCCTCCGGCAGCCGCGGGCTGCTGCGTGGGCTGGCCTCctccgggccggggctgggcccgcGGGCCGGCCGCTCCTCGGGCAGCTTCTCCAGCTCCGGGTCGCTCTCCGGGCAGGATTTCTCCTCTGCaaggaaaggggggtgggggtgaaacgCTGGCCCATCCCGTGCCCCGGGGGGCTCGCACAGCTGGGGGGCAACGGGAATCACCCCCCGGCCTTCTGCTGCAATCAGCAGCCCCGGTGCAGGCTGTcaacctccttctccccccttgTATCACACACCCATAGCAACCTGCCTTCCCCAACTGGCCCTGTCTGCCTGGCTCTATTTAAACTCAGCAATCAACCgttttggggggaaaaactgGTTATTCATTGAAGAAATTCAATCTAtttttcgggggggggaggagagaattaGACCTTTATAAACTGGTAATTGTGAGGCACAGGGGATTAGCACCGCTTTGCCAAACAGGAAGAACATATTTGCTAAGGGCACCAAAATATATGAGAGCATCCTATCAATTAGCTTCATCTTCACCCTGGTCTGCCTAGTTCATGACGTGCTCCGCGGGTTCAAACAAAGCAAAAGCCATCGAGAAAGGAAGGAGTATGTGCAGTATTGGAAAATAATCGATTCATTTATTGTATAGCTAGATTAAGTGTAAATGCACCTTATGGTCCGATTAGAAAGGCAGGGGGTTGTTCAGATTAAATCACCATGAAATAAGTATGTCATGATCTGTTCTGAAAAAGCACTGATCAAAATACACATCATTGTGCAGAGGGAAAATAGTGAATTGAACCATATTTCGCAACAGAATAGATCATGCATACAAGCATCTCTGTAGTCTGAGGTAGCAAAGATCCCATCTCGGCAGGTAACTTCACACATCCGGATTTAAGTAATATCGGACTAGTTGTGATTCAGAGAGCAAAAAGTTTGAGGCAGCTTAAGTTAAATTAGTTTGAGGTATATATTCATTGCAGGTTTAATGGATTTAGCTGAAAAGCTCTTAAAAGGGCCAGGTGTATCATAAGACTGGGTATTAGGTAAATAatatttctgcaatttcattAATTTTTGCAAGCCAAAGAGGCAGGCCTAAAATAgaggaaaaggattttttttttaaagcagcaaatccactgacactgtgtcagtgcCAAACATGGTAGCTGAAAACTACAATGAGAGAGCTGCTGAGTTTTATTTCCGTTTACTAGATGTGAGCCTCCAAGTTCTCTCCTCTTAAAAAATAGGGATTGTTGTGGAGGGGAGTTTAGTTTAATTTACCTTTTGCAACCAGAGAAACGCTCCAGAAAGGAGTTCTGGAAGCCAGTAAGGCTTATGTAACATCATAATTACGTTTATGCAGCCTGTTGTTACACAAATTTACAACAGGAAAATGTTAGAAGCTGTAAATAAGGTTTGCATTCCCCCCTCCTCAGCTACATTTCTTCAGTGGTAACATTTGATCAGCCTCTCTACCTCCTTCTCCTTTGGGTTGTGCACATTTTTCTTCCCACTGGTCTGAACCCCGAATTTGCAATCAGTCGGAAGTGGGATAAAATTCACTCCAGCCTGTTTTTAATCTGTATTTAAAAGTGGCACCTATATCATTGCCGGATGAGGAGCCAAGACATACCTGAAATCCGACTCCTCAGGAAAGTTACTTAAATTACAATTTTTTAATCTATTCttttcttcctcatcttcccatTTGGATTTGACTTACAAATACCTCTCAGTTCTAGTGGgtggaaaaaagtaattttccagTTAACAACCTTGGGATCTGAGTTACACCTCTGTTAATTCGAAGCCATTCGTAGGAAGGCTTTAGGATGTAAATCAGATTCGAGTCTGACGATTTTTGTTCAGAGAAGGCAAGAGAGAAAAATCACCTCTTTCCTTTTTTAACAGACGTTCATGCTGAGTTCTGGAGTGAACTGTCTAATTACCTCTGCTGCTGCGGTTGAGTCTCAGGGGACTAGGGGCTGTACCCAATGGGGAGTGAAGTGTATCACGCACTGGGGCAGGATCACACGAGGAAGCATCGGATTCGCCCCCATCTCGGTCAGGTTTGCACTGCTCCTCATACATCcgcagggaggggagagtgagCTGTTTCCTTCAAAAAGAACAAGCCATTACTAAACATTATCTCTGTGGTGCATCCCAATAGATACACTCATGGTTCCACCTTGTTAATGGGGACAGGGGAAGGTGGAATCGCTTTACAACACCCGTTGTAAATATTACTTTGGGCTAAACTAAAATCCCCACTGAAATCTCTCAAGTAACTTTTGGAGATcaaaaacaaagggaaggaagaaggaaATATCCATGTTACCACGAGACTAAAACATTCTAGCTCGGATAACAATTTTACCTCTTTTCTCGCCTTCCATTCCCGGTATCTCTGAATCCTTTTGCAAATGGGTTATTATCGATTTTAAGCTGGGTGatctgaaaacaacaacaacaattaacTGCGTAAATTATCCTAGAGACAAGGTTTTATGCAGAAAGGGttaaaatattctctctctctctctctctctctctctctcacacacacacacacacacatttttggacTGTGTGGAAATACATGTAAAATTGCCCTTTAAAACAGCAACGATGAGACAAATATTAGTCATTAAAAAGTgatgggaaataaaaataaagagcaaCCTTGTAGCTTGGTCGCTTGACCTGTGCTAACCTCCAAAGTTCAACGGTGCAGAATGTCAGTGTCCTATTTAGGTTCTGTTTCAAACGGTTTGAAACACACACAATCCCCGGTTTAACACACCGCATGCGTTATTAAAAATGATGCTGAGGTTTGGCCTGAATTATTAATAGAGTTTTAATGATAGGAAGTTATTTTTCACGGCCCCCTGGAGGGAAGATGGCGACTAAACATTGCTGTGTTGGTTAAAAGCTATTCTTATCTCTCCCAGAGACTAACTTATGGTGCTGGCGACATGAGGGCATTCAATAATTCATGCTTTTGAAATATGTCCCCTCGATGGttgctttaaaaatgcatgtttgATCTGCTCCACATTATTTCTGTAAAAACAAATTGCTTAACCCCCCTTTTACTTCCCAGCTTTTCCACCCAGCAGGTTTTATTTTGTGCCAATATAGACAgcggggaagaggcagtgcaTACCTAGCAAAGCAGGTATAATAGATCTGTCCCTTTCCAGCCCTAAACTGCCCCTCACTCCACTCATCCATCTCCCTTAAACTGCACTGATCAGAAATCCCGCCCCAAAGCAGGGGTTTAGTCTGAAGAGATgcctgcagggtgtgtgtgtgtgtgtgtgtgtgtgtgtgtgtgtgtgtgtgtgtgtgtgtgtgtgtgtgtgtgtgtgtgtgtgtgtgtgtgtgtgtgtgtgtgtgtgtgtgtgtgtgtgtgtgtgtgtggagcagcCCATCAGAAAGACCCAGGCTGGAACAAGTGCTGAGTTGCGTTGCGGTAGCTTGCGGCGATGCTAAGTGTTCTTTAATCGATTGTGACTCTTTGCCATAAACTTTACGAGGGAAACAAGCCCACCAGGACCCTCAGACAGACCTGTCAATTAACATCAGCAGCCAGGAGTGGAGGTGCCGGTCAGCttttgggtgggggtgtgtgaaacctcttggggggggggaggcgctaaAAACCGGTCAGGTCTGAAGAACAAAACCCAGCTAAAGCACCACGAGAATCCAAGATTTCCCGCCCATCTCCAAAGCTTTGCTTGCTGTTCTccggcacccccacccccccaagtgaAAGGCTAACCCTGGTTAATCTTGAAAGCTATTGAGTTAGCCTATCTTCTTGGTCATTTTACTGGGCTCCTCATCAAAAGCTGCCTTTAGAGGTAATTCCCTCCAAACGCTCCTCATGCTTCAGCATTTCTATCTCCTTAGTATCTGAAAGCTACTGAGCAAAAATGTCCGGCCCCCGTGCCAAAGaacccaaaagaaaagaaaagaaaaaccaggcTCCCGGGAGGGGGAAAGTGGGGTACTGCCTCCTCATGTGGGGGCACCTGTCTGCAATCTCTCCCTTCGCTCCCACtcccccaagcgctgcccctcGACTTGTCTTAAGCCCAAGGCATGTTTCATCCGGCTGGCTCAGGCAGaatcagaaaacacacacacacaattaactcTCTGCTTTGATTTTTATCTCCCCCGAGTTAGCAAACTCGATTTCCAAATAGTTGGACTCTTTAAAACTAACAACCGCGAGCGAAACAGGCTAATATTAGTAGGTGGCAGCAGAACAGGAGACTTATAAGGGCATCGGAGTCCTTGTCCAATTCCCATTGCTTGGATTCCTCCCCGGGGGACCGATCCTGATCCCATCCTGAAGTCAGGGATTTCAGGGGAAGCAGGATCGGATCCCTACATCTGCTCAAGAAGAaaaggttcatttaaaaaaaaaaaaccctcgtcCCCTTACCTTGTCGTTCTGATATGCGGTGACTGCTATGAAGTCTGTTTCAGGGAACACATACGTCCGGAAGGTGCTGTAGGGAAGCTTTAGGATGTCATTGGCTCGCACTATATGAAACCTGGGCTGGTACTTGTGCATGGAGTTCAATATGGTCTGTGGGTTAGGAAATGAGCGAATGACTGAAATCGAGCAAATACAAACCAATCTCCCCTGTAGAATTCCTAGACTCAGAGCCTGCTAAGCAGGATTCCCCCATTCATACCAAAAGGAGGGTTTTCCCCCCTCTTATAATAAGTCATTTTTTACAATCTGGCCTCTACTGATCAGGTCTCTTGGAAGAAAAAGGCTTGTTGAAATTTCTTTGTAAATGCTCTTTAAAAATGCAGGCTGATGACTATAATGATAAGGAGGGAAAATATCTCTCCCCAGATTGTTACAATCCTGAGAATGAAGGGAGAGCCCAGCTCCATTGCATATTTTCTAGcaatctatatctatataaaattATCACACACAGCGCAGAAGTGGGTTATCTCACCGCAGTTGACTGCCACAGAAAAATATGTTCCCAAGTAAACTACTGGAATAGTGAAAGGATTGTTTCACGCCACGATCCACGTGGATTTTATGTTTTAGATGAAGATATTACAGATGAACAAGCATTTGCTCCCTAATCAGGTGTCTGAAACTGTCGCCAGCAGTCAAAGCAATTCTgtattccttatttttttaattttagagcATTTGGAAATATTTCTAAACCAGAACCACAATTTGAAAGAAGAgtcaaatacacattttaattagctTAAATTGCTCTGAAAAAGAACACAATTGTTGCGAATTCtaaattccttcccccccccctttcaaatCACACAACTGAAGTATTTTCTTGCCTGTTCTCGATTTAATAATTCGGTAACCTGATGTGTTCAGGATTAAATGCAATATTACCGAAACAAAATTGTTGCTGGCTGGTGAATTCTTAATTATTGTAAAATACTATTGCCCAAGTGGCTAAATAATTGTCACTTCATTTTGCTGTagaaggcaattaaaaaaaaactattttaaccCCAAAATAGTCACCTGCTGGTGACCTGTCAGATCAATATTATATCGATGTAATCTAGGCGGGATTTATAAAGGAAATGGTGCAAAAATTCCCATTCAGGCTGTAAATCtgcattcctttaaaaaaaattcatccctTCCATGACCAGATGGTACAGACTAAACCCTGATCTTTCCGATTTAATACACGCCGGCCTTTTGAGAACAACACACACCACAAATATCGAATTGATGAAGAGGAACCGTTCAAAATGTTAGATCCCACTAGCTTTCCTTGAATAATAAAAAGCTATTTCTAATACTCTCTTGCTATTGATTTACACATTGCATTCTCGAAACAGCGCGATGTATTATCGAACGGGCCAGTTCTTTTCCTATCTAGACAAAGTAATCTCCTCACCTGAGAGATTTTTCATGCCTTCTATTGCCCATACTGCTGTTGGGTGCAGCCCCCACCCACCCTTGAGTGGGCGCTGACTGCCTGTGGCATGGATTGACTGACAAACCACCATCTCCAAATCCCAGTTAATTACCATATCAAAAACATAGGACGATGAACTTTCTCTTTATCGCCCCAAATGCTTGGCCAAAGGCTAAAGACAGCTTGTTTGTGAGCTCTGATTCCCTCCCTTCGCGCCCCCCTTCACCGGGCATTAATGGAAGAATAAACATCTCTCTCCCTAGTTCAGATCCGCTCTATGCTGTGGATATTTGCAAATTGCTAAGACACTTCGATTTTTTTGTTCACTAGGCgatcaataaaaaaataaatagggaCGTttgatagactttacaaaaatcCTTCTCTGCAAGGAGACTTCTGCTTCCTGGAATAACAAAATAAGCTTTCCATACTCCCAGTGAAACTAAGACAGGTGGGTCACTTCAGCCATCTACCAGCTGAAATATACCAAGACCGGTTTTAACCAAGATCCCCGAGATATTGAATTTTGCAGCGGACACCCAGCCTTGCCCATATGCGGGCTGGCATCTCCTTCAGTTGCACCTGTAGAGAGCATGGCTTCTTAGTGTGCTCCCCACTCTACCCTGTTGCCCTCAGACACCTCTTACCTTTCATTTAAAGGGAGGAGATTCTgcagccaaaaccaaaccaaacaacaaACCTTATGAAATGACCCTCTATTTTCCTTTATTGCTCCACCAAAAAGTCAAGTGATCAAACTGGTCATTCAGGACTTGCCCATTCACACTGAAATCCTCTCAGAGATCACAGTCTCCCCCATCTCATTTCGGCAACTGTATTTAATCCCAAATCATTTTTACAGATGtaacccgcacacacacacacacactttctcataCACACCGTCCCAATCTTTCCCAGGTTCTGGTGACTGGTCTGCCAAGTAGATTGCCCTGTAGTCCTGCAGTTACAAATGTTAGAGCAATTATGCAATTACCTGAGTTTCTAATTATTACAGGGCAGGCAATCTCCTAGCAATTCCAGCTCACGTTTAAATCCAGGAGGGTTTACAGTGAGTGAGgactggcaggatcaggcccagtgaaGGAAACTGATCTGACATATTTTAAGGGAGGAAAATGAGTTATGCATTGGCAATCACCCGCGTGACTCAAACATGAAGCAAATGGTGTAAGGATTTAAACCCACAATGCCATGTTCTTAAGCGTTCTTCCTTCCaaacctgattaaaaaaaaaaagttttccacttATTGTTATGGCGCAGAGCCTGtatctccctgctccccactgttTAATGGATTTTACTACATGGTTTTCAATAACTCACCCTGGAATTGAAATAGGGAATATGTCAGGGTCCTCTCCAAATTACAAAACCCATGACATCTAGAACGTGCAACCACTTCCATTTACCCTCCGCCCAACCCTAGACATTTGAGGCGGTTAAGTTAGCATGTGCCTACACCATGTGTCTGAAATTCGCAATTCATACTGACTCAAAGGCCCAAGTgaacatgttgggggggggggtgtacacacacacacacataatcgACAAGGCGATTAATCTTAATTAAGAGTGATGGATCCCATGCATTTTAAGGCCCGCTATGTGTGTTATGAATTAAAATGTCGTGATAAGAGCTGGTGATTTACTATTTACAGATGATAAGCGCACATTCAAACTGCGCTGTCTGCTGGGGGGAAATATGTTGCCTATTTCTAACGGGGGCAGTTAAATTCATGGACAAGCACCCATGTTTTCCTCCGTTTTGGTAATAGGTGGGTTCTTCTGGGTCTATTTTTAGCGAGTACATAGGAACCTCGTAAACCACAGTACCTGACGACTACGTTCCCAGAATTTTGACGCTTGTTGGTTTTTTCAAACAAACCCCGGTGATCAGGAGATGTCTTTTGAAATGTGCCCACCAGAGCTATGTTTGTTTCCCTTTGCTCCTTGGTGAAGATAGCAGCTgttcgggttttttttttaaacaatccatGTATTAAGATGCCGTTTCTGTCTCCCCCATGCCTAGCTTTCCATCTGTCCTTCAGatgcacaaacacacaacacTTAACGGGCAGCTAGCGAGACATTGGTGGCAATGCAAAAAAACTTCCTTTACCATCACAGCCCGCACGACAAATGACCCCCACAATCGCTTGTCGAGGTGATACTTACAAATCCGTGCTTGTCCGAGATGTTGTTAGTGAGCTTGAGTTTGTGAAAGGCAACAGGTTTCGCCATCCACTGCTCCCCTGTAGCAGGGCTGTCCGGGTGGATGTACATACGCTTGGGCATCTCGGGATCCGCCTTCCCGGCTACCATCCAGCGAGAATTGTGGAATTTATACCGGCAATCATCCGCAGCCACTATATCCATTAATAAAATGTACTTGGCCTTCTTGTCCAGGCCGTTCACACGCACTTTAAACGGGGGGAACATTCTCCTAAGGGAATAAAAAACAATAGGAGAAAGAGAATAGTTTCGTATTAAAAATAATCCGAAGCACTATAGAGTTGGCTCGCTTTTGTTacaaaatatgaaaagaaaagaagcaggggGGTGTCTGAGATCTATTCAACTGCAGACTGCGGGCACTGCgtacccccagccctgtctctctctctgggcttGCATCCATCGTGTGCCCACTGCTAAGTAAACTGGAAATGTGCATTAGAGCCATGTTGTTACATTGTAAAGTCTAGACCCTGGGCCTCCGCTTTCAAAAcgaagtgaatttttaaaaatcagctcacaCCGAACTAGCAATTCGGAACAGGTCTGTGGTCTCAGAACTACTATGCAAATCAAACCTTCTTGTAGAGATTAAATCCTGGTTCAGGTCCGAATTCTACGTCCTGGGCTCTTTTGCGTTTtgccatgtttttaaaaagtgcacaCAGTGGgtttgtctcccccccccctttaatctAACCAGCCGCTTCTTTACATTTCGCTTCATTCGCATGACAGAAAACGAGCAAAAAGGTCGAAATCTCAGCGTGGATTTCTCAGGACATTGAGACTAGAGATAAAATTTCATTCCTGATACATGTTAAAGCAATTTCCTTcccctaaaaaaaacccaacccaaataTTTTCACGGAGCAAGTTTCTAATCATTTGCGAAAACAATACCAACGCTGAATTTATAAATATCCTACATGTAAAAGAAAAGAGAGCTAATGCAAAGAAAAAGATTAAAGCCAGAGATacctggagtgggtgggtgggg is a window encoding:
- the TBX2 gene encoding T-box transcription factor TBX2 yields the protein MRDPAFPGTAMAYHPFHAPRPADFPMSAFLAAAQPSFFPALALPPAALAKPIPDPTLAGAAEAGLHVSALGHHHQAAHLRSLKSLEPEEEVEDDPKVTLEAKELWDQFHKLGTEMVITKSGRRMFPPFKVRVNGLDKKAKYILLMDIVAADDCRYKFHNSRWMVAGKADPEMPKRMYIHPDSPATGEQWMAKPVAFHKLKLTNNISDKHGFTILNSMHKYQPRFHIVRANDILKLPYSTFRTYVFPETDFIAVTAYQNDKITQLKIDNNPFAKGFRDTGNGRREKRKQLTLPSLRMYEEQCKPDRDGGESDASSCDPAPVRDTLHSPLGTAPSPLRLNRSSREEKSCPESDPELEKLPEERPARGPSPGPEEASPRSSPRLPEERSRERPSPEKPKGLEKDKPEGRRKEPDASKKEAEGGGLSKESFAPLMVQTDSPPHLSAGHLQSLALSGLHGQQFFNPLGAGQPLFLHPGQFAMAPGAFSAMGMGHLLASVAGGGLENGALASTQGAAGTATPFPFHLSQHMLASQGIPMPTFGGLFPYPYTYMAAAAAAASALPATSAAAASSLSRNPFLSSTRPRLRFSPYQIPVTIPPSTNLLTTGLPTSLNPGSEGSKPSSSRESSPLPDLPLHKSSSQRGSLSPKSSLKDSINELQNIQRLVSCLESQREVSPGRESPK